The following proteins come from a genomic window of Astatotilapia calliptera chromosome 11, fAstCal1.2, whole genome shotgun sequence:
- the setd2 gene encoding histone-lysine N-methyltransferase SETD2 isoform X3, with protein MLSNHLLPKGTKMKVNLEDQGRQKVSFSFSQTKKPLQSSFFIPPSPDKSDPHAASSQSTSEKPGKSADSKTEQRQTPLVPVSKTETPQTPVPTATKVKMMHFKKQILNDSVTEEKQSVMPEEPHTSLFQNELPAPQSLISTCPSESAHTETSETRETSSLKKPAASSGKDGETSSSTEQDEKIHKRKTRSQSDSAPPGSESDGDSAQMSSSHKSVDSKSKTNSDSRSKDVRKSSSGSHAEEREKSFSKRSENYERSSSYSKSDRDSRHTSSRSSRSEKDRRRSRSRSRSRSRGSRTSSSHSRSDRIRSDRGSRSERSYYHESDRRSHRSSPRRDRRRSRSRTDRTRDSSDSEDDHRKTRSRTSDNSRSSNHSSSHKESKSSSYSKSEKTSKSVDSPHFSELDKRTQSSKSERITKRLSDSDTLRKGSPDLDSSHRKSSSHHKSEANNKSSSSSSYTHSQTHEKRQKSSPSDSETDHKGKLQSSNRSSSSLENCKNSQKKSSRPESKQVPSRSSVKSSGQDRQSDDLFHSPGKAPSCATTTESFSQSSKEKSDSQPVENENGNKDEKEVGSCGEGLQELSLKTEAKSGLEMENNIASDVTYSESLKHVNSTLENVSNVKDSLSSNDPTHVNSNASVVNLCSGNDSTMCNKDEEIFYCSTGPESVLHSVDKAVTEAVQQNTKPENVELDEAQPVSKESDTNLPVKSDSSCLQFENPPESLPTDVKKGSCSTRKSRWDIVGQDSSESENSQRTVCVESKLLNTVKKVISVKKIEFSKDNAQQDCDIKDDIQQEAGTHSRLVRQTEISKQEVQSESTPVTFNCKDQSEPSQASTSNDHCDSKLSASQKSNTDQPLHINDKIQINSAATAQHSNEENSENKSKDSASKSKLSKRMSPSQDASGQSEASDSDNSEYDSDCDEAIKQLHSVVVVPKNSCLTMNTEERGPLNILQQQNALAAEKHISEPPNQVSQQKKQPTTQTGISDSLSNSTLCQSQSNMIDSTSHSEASTSISTQPYTAGHTSSHASVTDSTPMRDNSKQCEQGHKQHDVSNRGDRTHVHYQQDHFSRADNINEKHEFNLGWDFSQPEQPTSTYQQPDSSHGPQLTNTKLSGSFSKEQEHRPSTASCIQQSQNMQTSRKNYLHANVIDQDPSGEIQPDSLTNDHDDFSGDKSSSCSKTAFEGSGPNTQGSSSFVQGHEISSNSRGSAVPDPSREDSFRPHRGRGPPKKRRPEIESDSDNEAEAGPAAKRDRQGDTEVAKETLVKSAADRPSLTLQDFQDANRWKEFAKSKKMPPYFDLIEENLYLTERKKSKSHRDIKRMQCECPVLPREDRARGVLACGDDCLNRLLMIECSSRCLNGAYCSNRRFQMKQHADFDVILTEDKGWGLRAAKDLASNTFVLEYCGEVLDHKEFKTRVKEYARNKNIHYYFMSLKNNEIIDATLKGNCSRFMNHSCEPNCETQKWTVNGQLRVGFFTTKAVTAGTELTFDYQFQRYGKEAQKCFCGAPSCRGFLGGENRVSVRAAGGKMKKDRSRKSALTTVDEELEALLENGEGLYDEKQVVSLCRLMVRVETMEQKLICLKLIQDTQNPSCLKQFLDHHGLSLLWIFMVELSEAKGNSANNIKLQLQIMKTLSVLPISTKNMLEESRVLTFIQRWAQTKTLPQQTEMDGYSSENTSRAQTPLNTPDGSSAKMGPELDSDTSKPAVYRRLKIISENSLDSALSDASKASDGKEEEEEEDDEEDDENSRAGLPEGKQLKPDTPVDAADPTTDSAEESAKEVIGEKQEEAAMTSSSEPQPPTEEVKEKPDLVVEEDSDIKEVKSEDQADELEPAKEPVETQESGKPQDTQSVTENAELEEGQPSVKVHEPETQSSQTGVADAPPEQPSETMESQTEAEEAKKTLPSSEPHSGEPTTDVPPIAEAPEATIPSAVTATPVDPSVIGTPSQDEEEGVSDVESERSQEPQLSVFDISGMAARLLESWKDLKEVYRIPKKTQVDKEGRDRSRDRDTSFTPRTTSGSREREREREKERERDRDRDWDRDRDRDWDRDRDRDWDRDRDRDRGSEKTPRSSERRRRRSPSPPSSYERSSRRTEERFDPSNSSKTPRGVGGKERNKLSTEERRKLFEQEVAQREAQKQQQLQQQQQLQSLAYDPALAYASSPGFITYPPGYPIQTFVDPSNPNAGKVLLPTPTVEPSLNYEQTPPQRLVSDLGLTSPSSTPQTTPVTNLPQHVTTANLASGNPQHYAQPTVATQDAGVAVLSVPAQSAPQVQGQQSYTTLWDPTTQQAVTVQTQPAQQYATAPGQGQTPTAIYYQGQPCQTIYSIPAPYPQTNTPVIQAYTDPTASYLHGQPVYPGQQGVVVQQGGTVTTIVTSQTVQQEMIVPNSVIDLPPPSPPKPKTIVLPPNWKVARDPEGKIYYYHIVTRQTQWDPPTWEGNSDNTSVDHESEMDLGTPTYDENPSKFSTKTAEADTSSELAKKSKETFRKEMSQFIVQCLNPYRKPDCKSGRISNTEDFKHLARKLTHGVMNKELKACKNPEDLECNENVKHKTKEYIKKYMQRFGAVYRPKEDTEVY; from the exons ATGCTGTCCAACCACCTTTTGCCTAAAGGGACCAAGATGAAGGTCAACTTAGAAGATCAGGGTCGTCAGAAAGTGTCCTTCAGCTTCTCACAGACAAAGAAGCCACTCCAAAGCTCGTTCTTCATCCCTCCCAGTCCTGATAAGTCAGATCCTCATGCTGCCTCGTCACAGTCAACCTCCGAAAAACCTGGAAAGAGTGCAGACAGCAAAACTGAGCAAAGGCAGACACCCTTGGTGCCAGTATCAAAAACAGAGACACCTCAGACGCCAGTCCCCACAGCTACTAAAGTGAAAATGATGCATTTCAAGAAGCAAATTCTTAATGACTCTGTGACTGAAGAGAAACAGTCAGTTATGCCAGAAGAGCCGCACACCTCTCTATTTCAGAATGAACTCCCAGCACCCCAGAGTCTCatcagcacctgtccctctgaAAGTGCTCACACTGAAACCTCTGAGACGAGAGAAACCTCAAGCCTCAAGAAACCAGCTGCTTCCTCAGGAAAAGATGGGGAGACATCCAGCAGTACTGAGCAGGATGAAAAGATACACAAAAGGAAAACCAGGTCACAGTCAGATAGTGCCCCCCCTGGCTCCGAATCTGATGGAGATTCAGCCCAGATGTCTTCCAGCCACAAATCAGTTGATtccaaaagtaaaacaaactctGACAGCAGAAGTAAAGATGTAAGAAAATCTTCTTCTGGTTCACATGcagaggaaagggaaaaaagtttCTCAAAGCGCTCAGAGAATTACGAAAGGTCGTCTAGTTACTCGAAATCAGACCGTGATTCCAGACACACATCTTCACGCTCATCCCGATCAGAGAAAGATCGCCGAAGGTCCAGATCTAGATCACGGTCTAGATCAAGAGGTTCTCGAACAAGTTCTTCACACTCCAGATCAGACAGAATTAGAAGTGACAGAGGATCGCGCTCTGAAAGGTCCTACTATCATGAATCAGACCGGAGATCGCACAGGAGTTCTCCACGCAGGGATAGAAGACGTTCTCGCTCTCGGACTGACAGAACTCGGGACAGTTCCGACTCTGAAGATGACCACAGAAAAACAAGGTCAAGGACAAGTGACAACAGTAGGTCATCTAACCACTCAAGCTCACATAAGGAGTCAAAATCATCATCCTACTCAAAATCTGAAAAAACCTCAAAATCTGTAGATTCACCTCACTTTTCAGAGTTGGATAAAAGAACACAGTCCTCAAAGTCTGAAAGGATTACAAAGCGGTTATCGGACTCTGATACCCTACGCAAGGGTTCTCCTGATCTGGACTCCAGTCACCGTAAATCTAGCAGCCATCATAAGTCAGAGGCCAACAATAAATCTTCATCTTCCAGTAGTTACACACActctcagacacatgaaaaacgGCAAAAAAGCAGCCCCAGTGACTCTGAAACGGATCATAAGGGCAAATTACAGTCATCCAACAGAAGCTCCAGCTCCTTGGAGAACTGTAAAAACTCTCAAAAGAAAAGCAGTAGACCAGAGTCGAAACAGGTCCCCTCTAGATCTTCTGTGAAATCTTCTGGGCAAGATAGACAATCAGATGATTTATTTCATAGCCCTGGAAAAGCACCATCTTGTGCAACCACAACAGAATCATTTTCTCAGAGTTCAAAAGAAAAATCCGATTCCCAACCggttgaaaatgaaaatggcaATAAAGATGAAAAGGAGGTGGGGTCTTGTGGTGAGGGTTTGCAAGAACTGTCACTTAAGACAGAAGCAAAATCAGGTCTTGAAATGGAAAATAACATTGCCTCTGATGTCACTTACAGCGAGAGCCTAAAGCATGTAAACTCTACTCTGGAAAACGTGTCTAATGTGAAGGATAGCCTTTCCTCTAATGATCCAACACATGTGAACTCAAATGCATCTGTCGTAAATTTATGTAGTGGTAATGACAGTACAATGTGCAATAAGGACGAGGAAATTTTTTACTGTTCAACTGGGCCAGAGTCTGTACTTCATTCAGTGGATAAAGCTGTCACAGAGGCTGTCCAGCAAAACACTAAACCAGAAAATGTTGAGCTGGATGAAGCTCAGCCAGTCAGTAAAGAGTCTGACACAAATTTGCCAGTCAAATCTGATTCATCTTGTCTTCAGTTTGAGAATCCGCCAGAGTCACTACCTACCGATGTAAAAAAGGGCAGCTGTAGTACCCGAAAGTCACGGTGGGATATTGTTGGGCAGGATTCCTCGGAGAGTGAAAATTCACAGAGAACTGTTTGTGTAGAGAGTAAACTATTAAATACTGTTAAAAAGGTGATCTCTGTCAAAAAAATAGAGTTCTCTAAAGATAATGCTCAACAAGACTGTGATATTAAAGATGATATTCAGCAGGAAGCTGGAACACATTCCAGACTGGTAAGGCAGACGGAGATCTCAAAGCAGGAAGTCCAATCAGAGAGCACACCCGTGACCTTTAATTGCAAAGACCAAAGTGAGCCTTCGCAAGCCAGCACCAGCAATGACCACTGTGACTCCAAACTGTCTGCTTCTCAAAAGTCAAACACAGATCAGCCACTGCACATAAATGACAAGATACAGATCAACTCGGCAGCAACAGCACAGCACTCAAATGAGGAAAATTCCGAAAACAAATCCAAGGACAGTGCTAGCAAGAGCAAACTGAGTAAGAGAATGTCTCCCAGTCAGGATGCGTCAGGACAGAGTGAGGCCAGTGATAGCGATAACTCAGAGTATGACTCTGATTGCGACGAGGCTATAAAACAGTTGCACTCTGTAGTAGTGGTGCCAAAGAATTCTTGTCTAACAATGAATACAGAGGAGAGGGGACCTTTGAATATTTTACAACAGCAGAATGCCTTAGCAGCTGAAAAACATATTAGTGAACCCCCAAATCAAgttagccaacagaaaaaacaacccacaacaCAGACCGGTATAAGCGATTCACTCAGTAATAGTACATTGTGTCAGTCCCAGAGCAATATGATTGATAGCACCAGTCACTCAGAGGCCTCCACCTCCATCAGTACCCAACCTTATACTGCTGGTCATACCAGTTCCCATGCAAGTGTCACAGATTCCACCCCCATGCGTGATAATTCCAAACAGTGTGAGCAAGGGCACAAACAACATGATGTGAGCAACAGAGGAGATCGGACGCACGTGCATTACCAACAAGATCATTTCTCCAGGGCTGACAATATTAATGAGAAGCATGAATTCAACCTGGGTTGGGATTTCTCACAACCAGAACAGCCTACTAGTACGTACCAGCAGCCTGATAGCAGCCACGGGCCTCAGTTAACAAACACTAAACTGTCAGGATCTTTTTCCAAGGAACAAGAACACAGACCAAGTACTGCTTCCTGTATCCAGCAGTCGCAAAACATGCAGACAAGCAGAAAAAACTACCTCCATGCAAATGTCATTGATCAGGATCCTTCAGGCGAAATTCAACCCGACTCCCTCACTAATGATCATGACGACTTCAGTGGGGATAAATCATCAAGTTGTAGCAAAACGGCTTTTGAGGGCAGTGGGCCTAACACTCAAGGGTCATCAAGCTTTGTACAAGGTCATGAAATAAGCAGCAATAGCAGGGGTTCTGCTGTACCCGACCCCTCTAGAGAAGACAGTTTTAGGCCCCACAGAGGAAGGGGCCCTCCCAAGAAAAGGCGTCCAGAGATAGAGTCCGATTCAGACAACGAGGCAGAGGCTGGCCCTGCAGCTAAAAGGGACCGTCAAGGAGATACTGAAGTCGCTAAAGAAACTCTTGTAAAATCTGCAGCGGACCGTCCATCACTCACTCTGCAGGACTTTCAAGATGCAAATAGATGGAAAGAGTTTGCCAAGTCTAAAAAGATGCCTCCGTACTTTGACTTGATTGAGGAGAACTTGTACCTAACAGAAAG gaaaaaaagcaaatctcATCGAGATATTAAACGAATGCAGTGTGAGTGCCCGGTGCTacccagagaggaccgagcaaGGGGCGTACTAGCATGCGGGGATGACTGTTTAAACCGGCTGCTGATGATTGAGTG ttcgTCACGGTGCCTGAATGGAGCCTACTGCTCTAATCGCCGCTTTCAGATGAAACAACATGCCGACTTTGATGTGATCCTTACAGAAGACAAGGGCTGGGGACTACGGGCAGCTAAAGACTTGGCATC aAACACCTTTGTACTGGAATACTGCGGTGAGGTTTTGGACCACAAAGAGTTCAAAACAAGGGTGAAAGAGTACGCTCGCAATAAGAACATCCACTACTATTTTATGTCTCTGAAGAATAACGAG ATTATTGATGCAACGCTGAAGGGTAATTGCTCTCGGTTCATGAACCACAGCTGCGAGCCCAACTGTGAAACCCAAAAG TGGACAGTCAACGGTCAGCTTCGAGTTGGGTTCTTCACCACCAAGGCTGTTACTGCAGGAACTGAGCTCACGTTTGACTACCAGTTTCAGAGATATGG GAAAGAAGCACAGAAATGCTTCTGTGGAGCACCCAGCTGCAGAGGCTTCCTGGGTGGGGAGAACAGAGTTAGTGTTCGAGCAGCTGGTGGGAAGATGAAGAAAGACCGCAGTCGAAAGAGTGCTCTCACAACG GTCGATGAAGAGCTGGAGGCATTACTAGAGAATGGCGAAGGCTTATACGATGAGAAACAGGTGGTGTCTCTCTGCAGACTGATGGTCCGAGTGGAAACGATGGAACAGAAACTCATCTGTCTAAAGCTCATACAA GATACACAAAATCCATCATGCTTGAAGCAGTTCTTAGACCACCATGGATTGTCTTTGCTCTGGATTTTCATGGTGGAGCTTTCCGAAGCTAAAGGCAACAGTGCCAACAACATCAAACTGCAATTACAG ATCATGAAGACCCTCAGTGTGCTGCCCATCTCAACTAAGAACATGTTGGAGGAGAGCAGAGTCCTGACCTTCATTCAGCGGTGggctcagacaaaaactcttCCTCAGCAGACTGAGATGGATGGTTACTCTAGTGAGAACACCTCCCGTGCCCAAACTCCCCTCAACACTCCTGATGGTTCCTCCGCTAAAATGGGACCAGAACTAGATAGTGACACGTCCAAGCCTGCTGTGTACAGACGCCTTAAAATCATTAGCGAAAACAGTCTGGACAGCGCTCTTTCTGATGCTAGCAAAGCATCCGatgggaaagaggaagaggaggaggaggatgatgaggaaGATGATGAAAATTCACGTGCAGGACTTCCTGAAGGAAAGCAGTTGAAGCCAGACACACCGGTGGACGCTGCAGATCCAACCACAGATTCAGCGGAAGAGTCGGCAAAAGAAGTCATAGGAGAGAAACAGGAAGAGGCAGCGATGACTTCAAGCAGTGAACCTCAACCTCCAACTGAAGAGGTGAAGGAAAAACCTGATTTGGTTGTGGAAGAGGACTCCGATATAAAAGAAGTCAAAAGTGAAGATCAGGCAGATGAGCTGGAACCAGCAAAAGAGCCAGTTGAAACACAAGAGAGTGGGAAGCCTCAAGATACCCAATCAGTGACAGAAAATGCAGAATTAGAAGAAGGCCAGCCCAGTGTTAAAGTCCATGAGCCAGAGACCCAATCCAGTCAAACGGGTGTTGCTGATGCTCCACCTGAGCAGCCTTCAGAGACTATGGAATcccagacagaggctgaagaggCTAAGAAAACACTGCCTAGCAGTGAGCCACACAGTGGTGAACCAACCACTGATGTTCCACCTATCGCTGAAGCCCCGGAGGCCACGATTCCCTCAGCGGTCACAGCAACCCCTGTGGATCCATCAGTGATAGGGACGCCTTCTCAAGATGAAGAGGAAGGTGTCTCAGATGTGGAGAGTGAGAGGAGTCAGGAACCACAGCTCAGTGTTTTCGACATTAGTGGCATGGCTGCTAGGCTTCTAGAAAGCTGGAAGGATCTAAAG GAGGTGTACAGGATACCAAAGAAGACTCAAGTAGATAAGGAAGGAAGAG ATCGCAGCCGAGATCGAGATACATCTTTCACGCCACGCACCACGTCAGGAAGCCGAGAACGTGAACGGGAGCGAGAGAAGGAGAGGGAACGGGACAGGGATCGAGATTGGGACAGAGACAGGGATCGAGATTGGGACAGAGACAGGGATCGAGATTGGGACAGAGACAGGGACCGCGATCGAGGCTCTGAGAAAACTCCGCGCAGCTCTGAGCGACGGAGGAGACGCTCGCCATCTCCACCTTCATCCTACGAGAGGAGCAGCCGACGCACTGAGGAACG GTTTGATCCATCTAACAGCAGCAAGACACCAAGAGGAGTTGGTGGCAAGGAGCGCAACAAACTGTCCACAGAGGAGCGCAGGAAGCTGTTTGAACAGGAGGTTGCCCAGCGGGAAGCACAGAAGCAGCAACAGcttcaacagcagcagcagctccagtcTTTGGCTTATGACCCGGCTCTAGCCTATGCCTCCAGCCCTGGTTTCATCACGTACCCACCTGGATATCCCATCCAGACTTTTGTGGATCCTTCCAACCCCAATGCGGGCAAAGTACTTCTCCCAACACCTACAGTGGAGCCGAGTCTCAACTATGAACAGACTCCACCCCAGCGTCTCGTCTCAGATCTAGGACTGACCTCTCCATCTTCCACTCCCCAAACCACTCCAGTCACCAATCTCCCTCAGCACGTCACTACCGCAAACCTTGCCTCTGGCAACCCTCAGCACTATGCCCAGCCAACTGTAGCAACCCAGGATGCAGGCGTAGCTGTCCTGTCGGTACCAGCCCAGTCTGCCCCTCAGGTACAGGGCCAACAGAGCTACACCACTCTCTGGGACCCCACCACTCAGCAGGCAGTGACTGTGCAGACACAACCTGCACAGCAGTATGCCACAGCCCCGGGACAGGGTCAGACTCCCACAGCTATCTATTATCAGGGCCAGCCTTGCCAAACAATCTACAGCATCCCTGCTCCCTACCCCCAGACCAACACTCCAGTCATACAG GCATACACTGATCCCACAGCCAGCTACCTACATGGCCAGCCGGTATATCCTGGTCAGCAGGGAGTGGTGGTGCAGCAGGGAGGCACAGTCACCACCATTGTAACATCTCAAACTGTTCAGCAG GAAATGATTGTGCCCAACAGTGTGATAGACCTGCCTCCACCTTCTCCCCCTAAACCCAAAACTATCGTCCTACCTCCCAACTGGAAAGTGGCTCGGGACCCTGAAGGCAAAATTTACTACTACCATATTGTTACAAG GCAAACACAGTGGGATCCACCAACCTGGGAAGGAAATAGTGACAACACTAGTGTGGACCATGAATCAGAGATGGACCTGGGAACACCCACCTATGATGAAAATCCTTCCAAA TTTTCCACAAAGACGGCTGAAGCAGACACTTCCAGTGAACTCGCTAAGAAAAGTAAAGAGACCTTTCGCAAGGAG ATGTCACAGTTCATAGTGCAATGCTTGAATCCTTATCGAAAGCCAGACTGCAAATCTGGACGCATCAGCAACACAGAAGACTTCAAACACCTGGCTAGAAAG CTAACTCACGGAGTTATGAATAAGGAGTTGAAAGCTTGCAAGAATCCCGAGGACCTCGAGTGCAATGAAAATGTGAAGCACAAGACCAAGGAATACATCAAAAAGTACATGCAGCGATTCGGCGCCGTGTACAGACCCAAGGAGGACACAGAGGTGTATTGA